The following coding sequences lie in one Apium graveolens cultivar Ventura chromosome 3, ASM990537v1, whole genome shotgun sequence genomic window:
- the LOC141715121 gene encoding AT-hook motif nuclear-localized protein 10-like: MASEKGKCTLDLNTPSGEVKRKRGRPLKSQATRNLVLSPGSAGASLSVMGAVSSLPAMSAVSSMPMRVAVVSPPVPWAISEPQPAFNLSPSAENSVRGPGGRGRDRVRPQGSENLQMPASMSGFYADTAAADFTAHVIHVDSGEDVIRKIMSLVQNGPRGICVVSAYGTVSSALISHPLSSGGSVTYEGQFQILSLTGSFTVAETGMGRCRTGGVSVSLACPDGHVIGGAVAGPLVAAGGVQTVVGTFLPNARRNY; this comes from the exons ATGGCATCTGAGAAGGGAAAGTGTACCCTAGACCTGAATACCCCCAGCGGGGAGGTAAAAAGAAAGAGGGGAAGGCCCCTAAAGTCTCAAGCAACAAGAAATTTGGTGCTGTCTCCTGGGAGTGCTGGTGCTTCCCTGTCAGTGATGGGTGCTGTATCTTCACTCCCAGCGATGAGTGCTGTTTCATCAATGCCCATGAGAGTTGCTGTTGTTTCACCTCCAGTACCATGGGCTATTTCCGAACCACAGCCTGCATTCAACTTGTCTCCCTCTGCTGAAAATTCTGTCCGGGGCCCAGGTGGGCGAGGCCGTGATCGTGTACGCCCCCAGGGTTCTGAAAACTTGCAAATGCCTGCTTCCATGA GTGGGTTTTATGCAGACACTGCTGCTGCAGACTTTACGGCTCATGTGATACATGTAGACTCTGGGGAG GATGTTATTAGAAAGATCATGTCTCTGGTTCAAAACGGGCCTAGAGGAATTTGTGTGGTTTCTGCCTACGGAACTGTTTCTAGTGCCCTGATTTCTCATCCCCTTTCTTCTGGTGGTTCAGTCACCTATGAG GGTCAGTTTCAAATCTTGTCTTTGACTGGCTCATTTACTGTGGCTGAAACTGGAATGGGGAGATGTAGAACAGGTGGTGTCAGTGTATCGCTAGCATGTCCCGACGGCCATGTCATAGGAGGTGCCGTGGCTGGCCCGCTAGTTGCAGCTGGCGGGGTTCAA ACTGTGGTTGGGACCTTTCTCCCAAATGCTCGTAGAAATTATTAA